Part of the Candidatus Eremiobacteraceae bacterium genome is shown below.
CCTTGGTGAACAGCATGCGATACGCGGTCAGATAGGTCACACCAAGCGCCGCGGTCTGCGCGAACGAGAGATTTTTCGGCTTGGGCAGCACCGCCGACGCCGGCACGATCACGTACTCCGCGAACGATCCCTCGCGGTCGCCGTCGCTGAGCATGGTGAACGTACGGCACAACATGAAGTCGCCCGTCAGGCAGCCGCGGCACTGGCCGCACGAACGCACGGAGTAGACCGCGACCTCGGCGCCGACAGGAGGCGCGCCTTCAGGCGGCTGGCCGCCGTAGGCGTCGACGACACCCGCGGCGTCGCAGCCGAGAATTCGCGGCGGCGTGATCGGATAGCCGACGACGCCGCGCAGCGTCCAATAATCGTGGTGATTGAGAGTGGCCGCTCGGACGTTGACGCGCACCTCGCCGGGACCGGGCTGCGGGGTGGGCCGCTGCCCGTATTCGAGGTTGGCCAGCGGCGTATCGCCGCCGAGCTTGGCGGCATACAGGGCTCGCATCGTTCTAGTCTGACCTCCGTCGCGCGCGTTGCGCGTACATCACATTTGTCGGATAGGCGCACGTGTGCACCGGTTCGCCGATGCGCTTCAGCGTGCGCGTGTCGAAGATGTCGACGACGTCGTCATGGGCGCTGGGGACGTATAAGCGGCGTGCGCTCTCATCAAACCGCGGCGTCCAGGGCCACTTGCCGGTCGGCATGGTCGCGATGCGTTTCATCGACGGCAGCGCGAAAACGGCGACGTCGGCGTCGCCTTCGTCGGTCACAAAGACCCGGCCCGCGGCCGGATCGACTGCCACGCCGATCGGGAGCGCGTCTTTCGAACCGGTGGCGATCGAATCGCCGGCGCGACGCAGCGCGGGCAGCGTGAAGACCTCGAGGCCCGGATGCGAGCGCGCGCCGCTGACGGTCGGCGTGTCGTTGTCGGTCACGAACAACAAGTTTCGCGACGCGTCCAGCGCGATGCCGAACGGCCGCGTGCCGGTGGCCGCTCGACCGGTGGGCCGCGCATTGCCGCGCCCATCGAACGAATACCGGATGACCTCGTCGCTGTTGACGTTGGTGACGTACAGCGTGCTGCCGCTCGCGTCGGCGACGATGCCTTCAGGCGTTTCGCCTGCTGCGACCGACGACACCAGTGCCGGTTTCCCATCGGACCCGATGCGGAAGAAGAACACGCCCGGAGCGTTTTTGGCCGCGTTGTTATCCGTGGCGGCGAAATAACCGCCGGCCAGCTCGGCCGCGCCCGAAAAGCGCGAACCGTGCAAAGGGTCGGAAAGGCGCGCAGTCATGGTCGTAAGGTCGACCGCCATCACGCGTTCCTTGGCTGCGACGAACGCGAGACGGCGCGGCGCATCCACCGCGAGGCCTGCCGCATCGTCCGGCGCGCTCACGATCCCGGCGCGCTGCGTCGAAACAAGGTCGCGCACGTCGAGGCCATTGCCCTCATAACAGGCGATGAGCAGCAGCGGCACGTCGCCGGGCGCTCCGCTCACGTGCACGCGCGCGGCGCCCGAGACGCCGCCGGCGTGCGCCACTACGATCGCGCTGTCGCCGCTGCGGCGGGGCGCGGTGTAGACGCCGCTCGAATCGACGCTGCCCGGGCCGACGACGCTCCACTGGACGGACTGCTTGCCATCGCCGCCGACGAGGTGCGCGGAGAACGCGATCGACGATCCGGCGAACACCGCCGCGTCGAGCGGCGCGACCTCGATGCGCGTCGGCAGCGCGAGTTGGCGCGCATGGATGACGTAGCCGGTGACGCCCGCGCTCAACACGGCGGCGACCGCGATGATCGCGATCAGAGCTCCGGGTTTCAGCGCAGGAGTCCGACGACGCAAAACGCGATGCCTATCGCGCCACCGATGATCCCCACGACGAACAAGGGTGGCCGCTTGACGATGGCCGCTATCGAAGCCAGCACGATCGAGACTTGGAAGAGCGCGGTGGCCACGTCCATATCGAGCTTCTTGGCTTCCACTTTATCCATTTTCGTCAGCGAGGCGGTACGCGCGTCTTCGAGAGCCATCGCCTCGGCGCCCAGCGGCGCTTGCTTGGTGCGGTACTTGATCTCGTCCTCGTGCAGCCGCTGGCGCACCGTCGCATTCGGCGCGAGCGCCTCGGCGCCGGCGTCGATGTGCGCTTTGAGGCTGTCGGCCTCGTACTCGTTCCACAGGTCCGCGGCTTGCGTCTGGGCGAGCACCGCCTGGCTGCCCGAGGACAGCATGGCCTCGCCGAGCCGGTTGCCGTACAAGCTCGAAAGCCCGGCGCACACCGCCAGCACTGCGGCAGCGACCGGGATGTAGCGCAAGAAGGGGTCAGAGGTGCCTTCGACATGCTCGTGCGCCGCGCGTGCATGTTCGAGGCCCTCATGGGCCAAATAATCGGGCACGGCGCGCTGGTTTCGGGTTTGGGGAGCCGGGGCCTTTCCGTGACCGGACGCACGCCGGGTTCTGCCGATACTCAATATAATCGTACTGGGGTACCTTACGCCTGAATGAGGTCATGCGAGCCATGAACGCCGCCCTTCGCTTCTCCTTCGCGCTGTGCTGCGCCGCGCTGTTCGTGCTGCCGGCGCTGGCCGACCAGAAAATGGCCGTCGCGCCTGCCGACGAGTATTTCGGCCGGCAGAAGATCAGCACGCTCGGCATCGACAACCTGATCCGAGATACGGAGCAGCGCGAGAACTTCGACCCGGCGCTCGCCTCCCGGTTACTAGGGGGGCTGTCGGCGGCCGAAGACGCGCTCGAGGATTGGGCGGCGAAATATCCGCACGATTCGTGGATCCCCAAGCGGGCCTATGAGATGTCGCACCTCTTCTGGCGCATGCACACGTCCGAAGCCAACGCGATGGCCGACCGCTGCCGCAACGTGCTGTTCAAGCAGTTCCCGAAGACCAAGTATGCGGTTCTCGCGCACGTCGAAACGCCTTCGATGGTCGCGCCCGATCCGGCGGTCGATCCGCCGGCCGCAGGCGCGCAGGGCGCGCAAAGCCCTGCGCCGGCCTCCACCACGACCAGCAACTGACGGGAAGGCCGCCGCGAGCGGCTTTGAGAAGCGCGAGCATGCATGCGCATGCTCCGCGCCGCTCTGCTCGCGGCGATCCCAGTCATGTTCGTCTATATCCCCGGGCCGGCGCGCGGTGCGCCGCTCGATAGCGGATCGTGGCTTTTGATCCCCGTTGCCGGTACGCGCATCGGCCCGCCTCGCCAGGCCCCGGCAGACGAGTACTTCGGACCCGAACGGCTGAGCAATCTAGGCGTCCGCAACGCGATCCGCGACATGGATCTGGAGGGCACCTCGCCGCTCGCGCTGCCGCTGCAGCGTGCGCGCATGTCAGCGGTCGAAGATGCGCTGGCCATCTGGGCCGATCGCTATCCATCGGACACCTGGCTGCCCGGCACGATGCTGGACTATGCGAAGTTCTTGCGCAGCAAACAGCAAGCGTTCACCGACGACCGCGCTCTTGGGTATCTCATGTTCCTCGAACTGCGCTATCCGGCCAGCCGCCCAGGCTTTGAGGCGCGAGAGATCCTGGCCGGCTATCGCCCGCTGCCGGGGTTTGACATGGCGCTCGCCGGCGCACCCGATTCGCAGCCCAGCGTCGGCGCGTCGCTCTACCCGAAGCTGCGGCGCTAGATGACGACGACGGCACCGTCCGCGAAGCTGTAGTAGGCTGCGACGATGTGCAGCTTGCTTTCGCGCACCGCATCCGCCACGATCGTGGACTGAGCCGGCAGCTCGCGCGCCACATAACGCGCGTTCGCGCGCACCGCCTGATCGAGCATGTCGGTGCCCTTGGGCACGCCGCGGA
Proteins encoded:
- a CDS encoding DUF4337 family protein encodes the protein MPDYLAHEGLEHARAAHEHVEGTSDPFLRYIPVAAAVLAVCAGLSSLYGNRLGEAMLSSGSQAVLAQTQAADLWNEYEADSLKAHIDAGAEALAPNATVRQRLHEDEIKYRTKQAPLGAEAMALEDARTASLTKMDKVEAKKLDMDVATALFQVSIVLASIAAIVKRPPLFVVGIIGGAIGIAFCVVGLLR
- a CDS encoding YncE family protein, which gives rise to MRRRTPALKPGALIAIIAVAAVLSAGVTGYVIHARQLALPTRIEVAPLDAAVFAGSSIAFSAHLVGGDGKQSVQWSVVGPGSVDSSGVYTAPRRSGDSAIVVAHAGGVSGAARVHVSGAPGDVPLLLIACYEGNGLDVRDLVSTQRAGIVSAPDDAAGLAVDAPRRLAFVAAKERVMAVDLTTMTARLSDPLHGSRFSGAAELAGGYFAATDNNAAKNAPGVFFFRIGSDGKPALVSSVAAGETPEGIVADASGSTLYVTNVNSDEVIRYSFDGRGNARPTGRAATGTRPFGIALDASRNLLFVTDNDTPTVSGARSHPGLEVFTLPALRRAGDSIATGSKDALPIGVAVDPAAGRVFVTDEGDADVAVFALPSMKRIATMPTGKWPWTPRFDESARRLYVPSAHDDVVDIFDTRTLKRIGEPVHTCAYPTNVMYAQRARRRSD